The Palaemon carinicauda isolate YSFRI2023 chromosome 9, ASM3689809v2, whole genome shotgun sequence sequence atCTTTATAAAACCTGAAAGATTGGTTTAGTATCTTCAGAATGATTtcaacatttatcttttttttactcgTCAATCTTTATAAAACCTGAAAGATTGGTTTAGTATCTTTAGAATTATTTCAACATTTATCTTCTTTTTACTCGTCAATCTTTATAAAACCTGAAAGATTGGTTTAGTATCTTCAGAATGATTTCAACATTTATCTCATTTTTACTCGTCAATCTTTATAAAACCTGAAAGATTGGTTTAGTATCTTCAGAATGATTtcaacatttatcttttttttactcgTCAATCTTTATAAAACCTGAAAGATTGGTTTAGTATCTTTAGAATTATTTCAACATTTATCTTCTTTTTACTCGTCAATCTTTATAAAACCTGAAAGATTGGTTTAGTATCTTCAGAATTATTtcaacatttatcttttttttactcgTCAGAGAGATGGTGTGCTTACTCAAACAACAGCAATTGGTGGCAGCGGTGTTTTTGGTGACAATCACCATAACAGCAGCTCAGACGTTCCAGTacagcagaggtaataataatgattcatcatcatcatcatcatctcctacgcctattgacacaaaaggccttcggttagatttcgccattcgtctctatcccctttcatcatcttctacttcacgcttcatagtcctctgtcatgtaggcctgggtcttccaactcttctagggccttgtggagcccagctgaacgcttggtgaactaatctctcttggggagtgcgaagagtatgctcaaaccatcttcatctactcatcatgatctcatccacatatggcactagagtaatctctcttatagtttcatttctaatcgtgtcctgtcatttaactcccaatattaaaCTGCCCATTGTTTTTTGCATCATCTAATTAAAACTATCTTTAATGTGAATCTTAGTAATCGCTCTTCAATTTGAAGTTTAATTTCCTTCTAAAGCAACAGAACAGTTGTTAACATATGCATTATTAAACAGAGTTGAAAAGTTTATTCTTGCTAaacatataaattcattcattcttcttctcttaaaTAATTCAAATAACTCTGATATGTctttaatcaatctttttttttcactgagaataaaatccatttcgtttttcgtttctccatttgggcttctccatgtccatttcatatgttactttttaaaaataagatatgttcattattttaagattgcattttcttattcaagttctcttgcttgagggtacacttgggcacgttgttctgtcttgtttctcttcctcttgttttgttaaagtttttatagtttatataggagatatttattttaaggttgttactattctttaattagtttgttttccttgtttcctttcttcactgggctattttccccgttggagcccctgggcttacagcatcctgcttttccaactagggctatagcttagcaaataataataataataataataataataataataataataataataataataataataaaacttggtGACTTTTCTCTATCGTATGGGTGGAAGGACGACAGGACGCAGTCTGACTTAAGACCATACCAAAGGAAAACTCTTAATATTCTAATGATAAATTTCTGATTTCTAAACCTTTCCCAGGTTGGACGAACGGTAGGAAGCGGTCTGACCCAGCATTGACCCAAAGGAAAGCTGTTGATAACATCATGCAGACATTGCCTGTGCCTCGTCTGCTAGCAGAGGGACCAGCTCATCAGCGTGTAGGCCCAGTGCGCACCAATCAGAAAGTACGTTGTGAATGTTTGagcttttttttatcaattgtaaaTTTGAAGTTTAGAGGGAATAAATATTATCCTGTAAATGGACCACAAAATATCAATGTAAAACTAACTGTCTGATTAAAACAGAAGACGATCTGTTATTGAAAAATAATTGTTGCAAGTAAAGTTATAGCCTGTCACTTACGCGAGATCCTAAAGTGAGAAGATGTCTGTATATTTCTAAATGAATTTCAAGTTTGAACTCACAGATAGGAAATAATTTCTACCTTTTGTAAGAAATCTACTAAGAAGCATCTACATTACTAATAATATTACTCCCTTTTTGCAACAGCATagtcaataataaataatgatcttTGCAGACCATAGAGGAGAGTCTACGCAATTTAGAAGTTGAACTAAACTCCATTTTGCAACAGCATagtcaataataaataatgatcttTGCAGACCATAGAGGAGAGTCTACGCAATTTAGAAGTTGAACTAAACTCCATTTTGCAACAGCATagtcaataataaataatgatcttTGCAGACCATAGAGGAGAGTCTACGCAATTTAGAAGTTGAACTAAACTCCATTTTGTAACAGCAtagtcaataatgataatgatctttGCAGACCATAGAGGAGAGTCTACGCAATTTAGAAGTTGAACTAAACACACTCCTGGCTGCTGGCAACGGTGCTCCTCCACTTCCTAACGACAATGAGTATTACCCAGAGAAGTAAAAtcctccaggattttttttttctagaagtacTTCAGTTCTTTCAGTGTGATTATAATGTTACATTGT is a genomic window containing:
- the Crz gene encoding pro-corazonin → MVCLLKQQQLVAAVFLVTITITAAQTFQYSRGWTNGRKRSDPALTQRKAVDNIMQTLPVPRLLAEGPAHQRVGPVRTNQKTIEESLRNLEVELNTLLAAGNGAPPLPNDNEYYPEK